The proteins below come from a single Eremothecium sinecaudum strain ATCC 58844 chromosome II, complete sequence genomic window:
- the DPH6 gene encoding diphthine--ammonia ligase (Syntenic homolog of Ashbya gossypii AGL164W; Syntenic homolog of Saccharomyces cerevisiae YLR143W) has product MKFVALVSGGKDSCYNILHCIKNGHSLAALANLHPVNENEQELDSFMFQTVGHDIVSLYGKCTGLPLFRQPIRRNSSVNLALNYSITENDEIEDLYELLRCVKQELSDVQAVSVGAILSSYQRTRVENVCSRLGLVVLSYLWQRDQLQLMQEMCNMSKQPNDFESSKMDARLIKVAALGLNETHLLKSLPEVFPTLLNLNSRYEVHICGEGGEFETMVLDAPFFTRGRLEVLDAKKVQEGTTGVCSARITTNFVPRSLSESVNEQIIDLPVPELEVEWVEIYDLLKQGYEVHTKECHLIPKTAEGITYSENPLGTMFYINNLAPKGKGTLQEQAAQVFDFLDDLLKRKGLFKSQILSVTLLLQNMENFEEINQYYNNFFGIDKLGPLPPSRACISTRLLPVDTLFQLSLVLDLDTSISLNGDMALNASKDGLHVQSISYWCPCNIGPYSQATWNKNDNNRVSFLSGQIALIPKSMKMCTVLRNDPENNLTIGFSQAVISLRHFHTLKSTIGSPLQLFVTCYISEDYMAQIVSKTWQAYCLNLSSDNECLLTIVKVSQLPRNAKCEWSGISCRQLIITDEDDNSSEEDSDVRFRISESLISSFKPTQEMVVGSRNLKRHYVTIFSDSRDEIIATLSLGRNYQATLFYVPYDDGPFPFSTTLECIPAESVYDYKGIPRTYALQIRYLT; this is encoded by the coding sequence ATGAAGTTTGTGGCTTTAGTCTCTGGTGGTAAGGATTCCTGCTACAACATCCTACATTGTATTAAAAATGGACACTCGTTAGCTGCGCTAGCTAATTTGCATCCTGTTAATGAAAATGAGCAGGAATTGGATAGTTTCATGTTTCAAACGGTCGGGCATGATATAGTCTCTCTCTACGGTAAATGTACAGGCCTACCATTATTTAGACAGCCCATTAGGCGCAATTCATCAGTAAATTTGGCTCTGAACTATTCGATTACTGAAAATGACGAAATAGAGGATCTCTATGAATTGTTAAGGTGTGTAAAACAGGAGCTCAGTGATGTGCAGGCTGTCAGTGTTGGTGCAATTTTATCATCTTACCAACGGACAAGAGTGGAAAATGTTTGTAGTAGATTGGGCTTGGTTGTGTTGAGTTACCTCTGGCAACGTGACCAGTTGCAATTAATGCAGGAAATGTGCAACATGTCGAAGCAGCCGAATGACTTTGAGAGCTCCAAAATGGATGCAAGATTGATTAAGGTCGCCGCCTTAGGTCTGAATGAAACACATCTTCTAAAGTCTTTACCTGAGGTTTTTCCAACCCTACTGAACTTGAATTCCAGATACGAAGTTCATATCTGTGGCGAAGGCGGCGAatttgaaaccatggtGCTAGACGCTCCTTTCTTTACCAGGGGAAGGTTAGAGGTTTTAGATGCTAAAAAAGTACAGGAGGGAACTACTGGCGTTTGCAGCGCAAGAATTACTACGAATTTCGTTCCTCGTTCACTATCAGAATCTGTAAACGAACAAATAATAGACCTTCCAGTCCCAGAGTTGGAGGTGGAATGGGTGGAAATCTACGATCTTCTCAAACAGGGGTATGAAGTGCATACCAAAGAATGTCACTTAATTCCTAAAACTGCGGAAGGTATTACTTATAGTGAAAACCCTCTCGGTACAATGTTTTACATTAATAATTTAGCGCCCAAAGGTAAGGGAACTCTTCAAGAGCAAGCAGCACAGGTTTTTGATTTTTTGGATGATTTACTAAAGAGGAAAGGCTTGTTTAAGTCTCAAATCCTATCGGTCACGTTATTGTTGCAGAACATGGAAAATTTTGAGGAAATAAATCAATACTATAATAATTTCTTTGGTATCGATAAATTAGGTCCATTGCCACCATCCAGAGCATGCATATCTACACGCTTGTTACCGGTAGACACATTATTTCAACTATCATTAGTTTTGGACCTCGATACATCGATCTCTTTAAATGGAGATATGGCTTTAAATGCTAGTAAAGATGGCTTGCATGTTCAAAGTATATCCTATTGGTGCCCTTGCAACATTGGTCCTTATTCTCAAGCTACCTGGAATAAAAATGATAATAACCGAGTATCATTTTTAAGCGGCCAGATTGCACTTATACCTAAGTCGATGAAAATGTGCACTGTTCTCAGAAATGACCCTGAGAACAATTTAACCATTGGCTTTTCTCAGGCTGTCATATCGTTGCGTCATTTTCATACTTTGAAATCAACTATTGGCTCCCCTTTGCAACTATTTGTAACTTGTTACATTTCAGAAGACTATATGGCACAGATCGTTTCAAAGACGTGGCAAGCTTACTGTCTAAATCTATCCTCAGATAATGAATGTCTCTTAACAATCGTTAAGGTCTCTCAGCTACCCCGCAATGCGAAATGTGAGTGGTCTGGTATATCCTGTAGGCAGCTAATTATTACGGACGAGGATGATAATAGTAGCGAAGAGGATTCTGACGTTAGGTTTAGAATATCAGAATCATTAATTTCCTCCTTTAAACCTACACAAGAAATGGTTGTTGGATCTAGGAATCTGAAAAGACACTACGTAACGATATTTTCAGATTCCAGGGACGAAATTATAGCTACTTTAAGTTTAGGGAGAAACTATCAAGCTACATTGTTCTATGTACCTTACGATGACGGTCCGTTTCCGTTTAGCACAACATTAGAATGTATTCCGGCCGAGTCAGTATATGACTATAAAGGTATACCAAGGACCTATGCCTTACAGATACGCTACTTAACATAG
- a CDS encoding HBR097Wp (Syntenic homolog of Ashbya gossypii AGL163W; Syntenic homolog of Ashbya gossypii NOHBY710; No homolog in Saccharomyces cerevisiae; Syntenic homolog of Kluyveromyces lactis KLLA0D17006g) → MDHDFDEQCSKLASFRKKVIASLSDDDPLKKRLQIEIRLRQRCETFINNTRDLKKGRYDNIGLDFMQSMLLDNGKLRTACKIHSLYSNRTSPSPNSNKGDGIEAGTSQQVEFNCQVDKGLKYAERPVSKHDELQTRESRKNKKTTMEDHNKDYENVPEAPEFICNTETKVAPSLSGTLNSVPNLLTVNLAKDVGSSTAKVKKPHADIKQNGSSGNEDSNNTLSNYEKAFRTNSSSISSVKFKSENQPSGENASSSTKMFNALLPLSNILPVCSRDNDDSTSSDNTIPSVNSSLASIADHSTTNGNMWSPNASLHPKMPNSSTTNLHNDQTAMIPVFLPVKIYQAQEDSRNSDERYHFHLLNGSKLFPNVSPSTKATADSASPKDMSDLSHVTNNTCEKNTKVIKKVKATDLFDGAESSTGGRKSSKKIKKAQRHVTNDQQGTNEVIEEQFSMNKSPVPKSLKKMRKVARKYNL, encoded by the coding sequence ATGGATCACGATTTCGATGAACAGTGTTCCAAATTGGCCTCTTTTAGGAAGAAAGTGATTGCTTCATTGAGTGACGACGACCCACTAAAGAAGAGATTACAAATTGAAATTAGGTTACGGCAGAGATGCGAGACATTTATAAATAATACGAGAGACTTAAAAAAAGGTAGGTACGATAATATCGGTTTAGATTTTATGCAATCGATGTTATTAGACAATGGAAAGTTACGAACTGCATGCAAAATTCATAGTCTTTATTCGAATAGAACCTCTCCATCTCCAAATTCTAATAAAGGAGACGGGATAGAAGCAGGTACTTCTCAACAGGTAGAGTTTAACTGTCAGGTAGATAAGGGACTTAAATATGCTGAAAGACCTGTTTCAAAACATGATGAACTACAAACTAGAGAGAGTCGAAAAAATAAGAAGACTACCATGGAGGATCATAATAAGGATTATGAAAATGTTCCGGAAGCTCCTGAATTCATATGCAATACAGAAACTAAAGTAGCCCCATCCCTATCCGGAACATTAAATTCAGTGCCTAACTTACTGACCGTAAATCTAGCAAAGGACGTAGGGTCATCAACCGCGAAGGTGAAAAAACCACATGCCGACATAAAACAAAATGGATCTAGTGGTAACGAAGATAGCAATAATACCTTATCAAACTATGAAAAAGCGTTTAGAACCAATTCCAGTTCAATTTCAAGTGTTAAATTCAAATCAGAGAACCAGCCATCCGGAGAAAATGCGTCGAGTTCAACTAAAATGTTTAATGCTCTATTGCCGCTCTCAAATATTTTACCCGTATGTTCAAGGGATAATGATGATTCTACCAGCTCAGACAATACTATTCCATCTGTTAACTCCAGTCTTGCATCTATAGCGGATCATTCAACTACCAATGGTAACATGTGGTCTCCGAATGCCAGCTTGCACCCCAAAATGCCCAACTCTAGCACAACCAACTTGCATAATGACCAAACAGCAATGATACCGGTTTTTTTACCTGTCAAAATCTACCAGGCCCAAGAGGATTCAAGAAACTCTGATGAAAGATACCATTTCCATTTACTAAACGGATCAAAATTATTTCCTAATGTTTCTCCTTCAACTAAAGCTACAGCAGACAGTGCTTCCCCCAAGGATATGTCCGATTTATCTCATGTAACGAATAATACTTGTGAGAAGAATACTAAAGTTATTAAGAAGGTCAAGGCAACGGACCTCTTTGATGGAGCTGAATCGTCTACTGGTGGTAGGAAGTCGTCGAAAAAGATTAAAAAAGCCCAGCGCCATGTTACAAATGATCAGCAGGGTACAAATGAGGTCATTGAAGAGCAGTTTAGTATGAATAAATCTCCAGTACCGAAATcattgaagaaaatgaGAAAAGTTGCTCGAAAATATAACCTGTAA
- the PUT1 gene encoding proline dehydrogenase (Syntenic homolog of Ashbya gossypii AGL165W; Syntenic homolog of Saccharomyces cerevisiae YLR142W (PUT1)), which translates to MFRSIVINKSTTGYLRRSVWFTMNRCYVSQTQSTQSTITAVTPGKLTSGVEAAPSQDSHLRTLSRKELFSLGMIGLTTMTKGSLNTAIKLFPYVPDFVVTCLVSSLYCGGDNMAAVRQTGRHLRERGIRNMMLSLTIEDTEGTKNINIGDIVRQTIASLNEVLVPNMVEQLDSGVHVDSIPPGYLALKPSALVANPVEVLRHFNDPNWRKEREQLVENCTAITQAVYDLNQSFSKKYPGRKAPFFVVTIDAEKYDLQKAGVYDLQRILFSRFNPASSHMVSCIGTWQMYLCDAASDLASEYIRAQRGGYRLGVKLVRGAYLHSEPDRSVIFPTKEDTDKNYNEVAVEVIRDLLAKGQDSSYGHLVIASHNYESQKLATMMLLSHEGEVGKANVVLGQLLGMADNVTFDLVHNHGARNIIKYVPWGPPAETRDYLLRRLQENGDAVRADNGWPLVKAVAKSFFKSRL; encoded by the coding sequence ATGTTTCGGAGTATTGTCATCAATAAGTCTACCACAGGTTATTTGAGGAGATCAGTTTGGTTTACTATGAACAGATGCTATGTCTCTCAAACACAATCTACGCAATCAACAATAACTGCTGTCACACCAGGTAAGCTGACATCTGGGGTGGAGGCGGCCCCTTCTCAGGATTCACATTTAAGAACGCTTTCTAGGAAAGAACTTTTTTCGTTAGGAATGATTGGTCTGACTACAATGACAAAAGGATCCCTAAATACCGCGATTAAGTTATTCCCTTATGTCCCAGATTTCGTTGTCACATGCCTGGTCTCATCGCTATATTGCGGGGGTGATAATATGGCTGCTGTACGGCAGACTGGGCGTCATTTAAGGGAACGTGGAATTCGCAACATGATGTTATCATTGACTATTGAAGATACAGAGGGAACTAAGAATATTAATATCGGTGACATTGTAAGGCAGACAATTGCTTCCCTAAATGAAGTTCTTGTTCCTAATATGGTAGAACAGTTGGATTCCGGAGTTCATGTGGATAGCATTCCACCTGGCTACCTTGCTTTGAAGCCATCTGCTTTGGTCGCAAACCCGGTTGAAGTTTTACGTCACTTTAATGATCCAAATTGGCGCAAAGAGAGGGAGCAGCTTGTAGAAAATTGCACTGCCATCACACAAGCTGTTTATGATCTCAACCAGTCCTTCTCAAAAAAATATCCGGGACGTAAGGCACCTTTCTTTGTTGTCACAATAGACGCCGAAAAGTATGATTTACAAAAGGCGGGTGTTTATGATCTACAGCGCATTTTGTTTTCCCGTTTTAATCCAGCCTCCTCGCATATGGTTTCATGTATAGGTACATGGCAGATGTATCTATGTGATGCCGCATCAGATCTTGCCAGTGAGTATATCCGTGCTCAGAGGGGTGGTTATCGTTTGGGTGTAAAGCTAGTAAGGGGTGCATACCTACACTCCGAACCCGACCGTAGTGTGATTTTCCCCACGAAAGAGGATACAGACAAGAACTATAACGAAGTAGCTGTAGAGGTCATTCGTGATCTGTTGGCTAAGGGCCAAGATTCCAGCTACGGGCATTTGGTAATTGCATCACATAATTACGAATCTCAGAAGTTGGCCACTATGATGCTTCTGTCCCATGAGGGGGAGGTCGGTAAGGCTAATGTGGTACTAGGACAGTTGTTAGGAATGGCTGACAACGTGACTTTTGACCTTGTTCATAATCATGGCGCGCGTAACATTATCAAGTATGTTCCTTGGGGTCCTCCCGCAGAAACCAGGGATTATTTATTGAGACGCTTACAAGAGAATGGAGATGCCGTTAGGGCTGACAATGGTTGGCCTTTGGTCAAGGCTGTTGCCAAATCATTCTTTAAGTCAAGATTATAA